The Kaistella daneshvariae genomic sequence GAATAAAAACGTAACCATGCTTTTCGGCAATGTCTTTCCGAACAATTTCTTCATTGGGATATCCGTCCTGCCACTGCGTACTTCCGTCTGTAAGGCGTCGGGCAATAGCTTGCTGTAATATTTTCCAGACGTCCGTAATATCGCTGGTTGTTGCTGGACGAATTTGTAAGTCTATTTTGTTTTGAATCATATTTTGCGGAACTACCACAAAGTTAAAAAAAAGTTTTTTTGCTGCTCTAAAGGCATTTTTTTTATAAATTCAAGCATTAAAATTAAAAGGTGAAAACAAAATTAGTTGTATTGTCCGGCGCTGGTATTTCCGCGGAAAGTGGCGTTAAAACTTTTCGGGATTCTAATGGTTTATGGGAAGACCACCGTGTGGAAGACGTCGCCAGTCCCGAAGGTTTCGCAAGAAATCCTCAATTGGTTTTGGATTTTTATAATGCGCGGAGACGGCAGCTTTCGGAAGTGAAACCAAACCGTGCACATGAAATATTAGCCGAATTAGAAACTGATTTTGACGTACACATTATCACCCAAAATGTGGATGATCTTCACGAACGCGCAGGTTCTAGCAAAGTTTTGCACCTACACGGTGAACTGAAAAAAGCGCGTCCTGTAAATTCCGAATCGGAAATTATTTCTTGGGAGAAAGACTTAAATCTGGGTGATGTTAGCGAAAATGGCGAACAACTGCGACCGCACATTGTCTGGTTTGGGGAGATGGTTATCGAAATGGAAAAAGCAGAAAAATTGGTTCAGCAGGCGGAAATTTTTGTGGTCATCGGAACTTCTCTTAATGTGTA encodes the following:
- a CDS encoding SIR2 family NAD-dependent protein deacylase; this encodes MKTKLVVLSGAGISAESGVKTFRDSNGLWEDHRVEDVASPEGFARNPQLVLDFYNARRRQLSEVKPNRAHEILAELETDFDVHIITQNVDDLHERAGSSKVLHLHGELKKARPVNSESEIISWEKDLNLGDVSENGEQLRPHIVWFGEMVIEMEKAEKLVQQAEIFVVIGTSLNVYPAAGLLYEVSPACEIYIIDPEIPKHIGGNFNVFQTTATNGMALLQKKLLNL